One Pirellulales bacterium genomic region harbors:
- a CDS encoding methyltransferase regulatory domain-containing protein: MSSHADPDSYDEIPYDSKPFRAMSPDNLAAVAALHGLDPPEVRTCRVLELGCASGGNLLPLAAAFPDARFVGLDLSARQIEMGQATLGAAGLANVELRAASILDLNATLGSFDYIVAHGVYSWVPPAVQQKMFELCRTLLAPQGVACLSYNTYPGWHFRGIIRDLARYHTRRITEPRRRLDEARAFLDFFARSMPDPSTPFAQMVEGEIDLLREAHDAYVFHEHLETFNEPLYFHEFAGRAAEHRLRYVAEARFDERVDDLPEEVRATLAQLSADVIELEQYVDFLLRRTFRETVLAHAAVPVRHPADPERCAKLHFSALVRASHVPVEAASTGIAEFVLAEGVTLSTNDPLAKAALIALVAAAPCSLSFEALGAQVVDQLGEVEQLSPRLGELLLRCIRAKAVMFHGTPFECASRASDRPRASALARHQAAHGERIVTLHHMSADLPPFDRALVALLDGSRERSTLARALVHQIERGELQLQVGGQPLEARDAIERIVAEALEPALAGLAQRALLLA; this comes from the coding sequence ATGTCCTCGCACGCGGATCCCGACAGCTACGACGAGATCCCGTACGACAGCAAGCCGTTTCGCGCCATGTCGCCCGACAATCTCGCGGCGGTTGCCGCGCTGCACGGGCTCGACCCTCCCGAGGTCCGCACGTGTCGCGTGCTCGAGCTTGGCTGTGCCAGTGGTGGCAATCTGCTGCCGCTGGCCGCGGCTTTTCCCGACGCGCGCTTCGTGGGCCTCGACTTGTCCGCCCGGCAGATCGAAATGGGGCAGGCCACGCTCGGCGCGGCGGGGCTGGCGAATGTCGAACTGCGCGCGGCGAGCATTCTCGATCTCAACGCGACGCTGGGTTCGTTCGACTACATCGTCGCGCACGGCGTCTACTCCTGGGTCCCCCCCGCCGTGCAGCAGAAGATGTTCGAGCTGTGCCGCACGTTGCTCGCGCCGCAAGGGGTGGCGTGCCTCAGCTACAACACCTACCCAGGGTGGCACTTTCGCGGCATCATTCGCGACCTGGCCCGGTACCATACGCGGCGCATCACGGAACCGCGGCGGCGCCTGGACGAGGCCCGCGCGTTCCTCGACTTCTTTGCCCGCTCGATGCCCGATCCCAGCACCCCTTTTGCCCAGATGGTCGAGGGAGAGATCGACCTCCTGCGCGAGGCTCACGACGCCTACGTCTTTCACGAGCACCTCGAGACCTTCAACGAGCCGCTCTATTTCCACGAGTTCGCGGGCCGCGCGGCAGAGCATCGCCTGCGTTACGTGGCCGAAGCGCGTTTCGACGAACGAGTCGACGATCTGCCCGAAGAAGTCCGCGCCACGCTCGCCCAGCTTTCCGCGGACGTGATCGAGCTGGAGCAGTACGTCGATTTTCTCTTGCGGCGTACTTTTCGCGAAACGGTGCTCGCCCACGCGGCGGTCCCGGTTCGCCATCCGGCCGATCCCGAGCGCTGTGCGAAGCTGCACTTTTCGGCGCTCGTACGTGCGTCCCACGTCCCCGTCGAGGCCGCCTCGACCGGCATCGCCGAGTTCGTACTGGCCGAAGGAGTCACCCTCTCGACGAACGACCCGTTGGCCAAGGCGGCCTTGATCGCGCTCGTGGCCGCCGCGCCTTGCTCGCTCTCGTTCGAGGCCCTCGGCGCCCAGGTGGTCGACCAACTGGGCGAGGTCGAGCAACTCTCCCCTCGACTGGGCGAGTTGCTCTTACGCTGCATCCGCGCCAAGGCGGTCATGTTCCATGGCACACCTTTCGAGTGTGCGTCCCGCGCGAGCGATCGCCCCCGTGCGTCGGCCCTGGCGCGGCATCAAGCGGCGCATGGCGAGCGGATCGTCACGCTCCATCATATGTCGGCCGATCTGCCCCCTTTCGATCGAGCGCTGGTCGCGCTGCTCGACGGTTCGCGCGAACGGAGCACGCTTGCCCGGGCATTGGTCCACCAGATCGAACGTGGCGAGTTGCAATTGCAGGTCGGCGGCCAGCCACTCGAGGCTCGCGACGCCATCGAGCGGATCGTGGCAGAAGCGCTCGAGCCGGCCCTTGCGGGCCTCGCCCAGCGGGCCCTCTTGCTGGCGTAG
- a CDS encoding TIGR03067 domain-containing protein, with product MPAYVVFLALSLRVLAAEVPTEKELAAELELLQGTWKIESVEVDGRQLDVAAFKDITRVVEGHDITWKNKDQVIARTRITFDPTRQPKTMDSTFTEGDNADKTMLGIYEIDGDEFRICSAPFDRLRPTEFASPPGSGVLIFKAKRVAP from the coding sequence ATGCCTGCGTACGTCGTGTTCTTGGCGCTGTCCTTGCGTGTGCTCGCCGCCGAAGTACCCACTGAAAAAGAGTTGGCCGCCGAGTTGGAATTGCTGCAAGGAACCTGGAAGATCGAATCGGTCGAGGTCGACGGCCGGCAACTCGACGTCGCGGCGTTCAAGGACATCACTCGAGTCGTCGAGGGGCACGACATCACCTGGAAGAACAAAGACCAGGTAATCGCCCGCACCCGGATCACCTTCGATCCGACCAGGCAGCCGAAGACGATGGACAGCACGTTCACCGAGGGGGACAACGCCGACAAGACGATGCTCGGCATCTACGAGATCGACGGTGACGAGTTCCGCATCTGCTCGGCCCCGTTCGACCGACTGCGTCCGACGGAGTTCGCCAGCCCGCCGGGCAGCGGCGTGCTGATCTTCAAGGCCAAGCGGGTCGCGCCGTAG